Proteins encoded within one genomic window of Puniceicoccales bacterium:
- the folP gene encoding dihydropteroate synthase yields MGNHGMICLALGSNLGNRFENFRSALAELSKFFDVKTTSHIIETEAILPEGAPPEWNIPYLNMIVAGNSHCPPTELLDKIKTIEAKLGRNLNAEVWSPRIIDIDILFYNDEHINTEKLSIPHRQIKNRDFIQFLLNEIGYEIPQNIKTYSDQYMALNHFVLEPKMVAIVNVTPDSFSDGGNFLAVDRAEAHINDLYNNGAQVIELGAQSTRPGYKEVSASEEISRLSEILERCGYIDCLGLDSYQDDVLKVLMKNYKFKWINDQKSRLSDETLKLIAASGAKFVTMLQHMDVDWFAQRLAYLENLGLNRENIIIDPGIGFGKTRLQNVEITKNLSRIKEFGCDILYGHSRKSFMTLFSSAQASDRDIETIAVSNFVDGIADYLRIHNLKDHMKFFVAKRCMETMTN; encoded by the coding sequence ATGGGAAACCATGGCATGATATGTCTAGCATTGGGCAGCAATCTGGGTAACCGATTCGAAAATTTCAGATCGGCTCTGGCGGAATTATCGAAATTTTTTGATGTTAAAACAACATCACATATAATAGAAACCGAGGCAATATTACCAGAAGGTGCTCCGCCCGAATGGAATATCCCATATTTAAATATGATAGTGGCAGGGAATTCTCACTGTCCACCAACGGAACTTCTTGATAAAATAAAAACCATCGAAGCCAAATTAGGACGTAACCTAAATGCTGAAGTTTGGTCTCCAAGAATCATAGACATAGACATACTTTTTTATAACGATGAACATATAAACACTGAAAAGTTGTCTATTCCGCACAGGCAAATCAAAAATCGGGATTTTATTCAGTTTCTACTAAATGAGATCGGTTACGAAATTCCACAAAATATAAAAACCTATTCGGACCAATATATGGCTTTGAACCATTTTGTTCTTGAGCCAAAAATGGTGGCGATTGTAAATGTAACGCCGGATTCCTTTTCCGATGGTGGAAATTTCCTGGCCGTGGATAGGGCCGAAGCTCACATAAATGACCTATATAACAACGGTGCCCAGGTAATAGAACTAGGTGCCCAATCAACAAGGCCTGGGTACAAAGAAGTTTCTGCCTCGGAAGAGATTTCGCGACTTTCTGAAATACTGGAACGCTGTGGTTATATTGACTGCCTGGGCTTGGATTCTTACCAGGATGATGTGTTGAAAGTTTTGATGAAAAATTACAAATTTAAATGGATAAATGATCAAAAATCTAGGCTTAGCGATGAGACATTGAAGCTAATCGCAGCCAGTGGCGCTAAATTTGTAACCATGCTTCAGCATATGGATGTGGACTGGTTCGCCCAGCGACTGGCCTATCTGGAAAACCTCGGATTGAACCGAGAAAACATCATTATAGATCCGGGTATAGGGTTCGGCAAAACCAGATTACAGAACGTAGAAATCACAAAAAATCTTTCTAGGATCAAAGAATTTGGCTGTGACATTTTGTATGGCCACTCACGGAAATCGTTCATGACGCTTTTTTCCAGTGCCCAGGCCAGTGACCGTGATATCGAAACCATCGCCGTTTCAAACTTCGTTGACGGCATTGCAGATTACCTGCGCATACATAACCTGAAGGATCACATGAAATTTTTCGTAGCAAAGCGTTGCATGGAAACAATGACAAATTAG
- the mraY gene encoding phospho-N-acetylmuramoyl-pentapeptide-transferase: protein MDYDRYIADVLSRCALAFSFSLIIAGVLAGGLIEKLKQFKIKQIFRKKEEVKKLADLHSSKKNTPTIGGFIILIPALICSMEFTAKNYLTCTALFSYVCFSILGFLDDYLKIIKKNTKGVSGRQKLLFQLVMTLFIIAIMAYNNDWRNVENTIYIPLIHDEYTISLALIVILFFFVLAGSSNSVNLTDGMDGLAIGCVISSLVFLAVASIVAGNETLARKYCVPHLDGAGEIAVLCSSIIGASLVFLWYNSYPAAVFMGDTGSLALGGLIGTIAILINQYIAFVLVGGVFVIEALSDILQVGYFKLSRGKRIFKMAPLHHHFELSGIHESKIVTRVWIISIVLAIFGICSIFIKV, encoded by the coding sequence ATGGATTACGACCGTTATATAGCAGATGTATTATCTAGGTGTGCATTGGCCTTTTCGTTCTCTCTGATTATCGCCGGGGTTTTAGCCGGTGGCCTTATTGAGAAACTAAAGCAGTTTAAAATAAAGCAGATTTTCAGGAAAAAGGAAGAGGTTAAAAAGTTAGCAGACCTCCATTCGTCGAAAAAGAATACTCCGACCATTGGAGGGTTCATAATTTTGATACCTGCTTTGATTTGTTCGATGGAATTTACTGCTAAGAATTATTTGACCTGCACCGCACTCTTTTCCTATGTTTGTTTTTCAATTCTAGGATTTTTAGATGATTATTTAAAGATTATAAAAAAGAATACCAAAGGTGTATCCGGCCGACAAAAGCTACTATTTCAATTGGTTATGACGTTATTTATCATCGCCATTATGGCATATAATAATGACTGGCGTAATGTTGAAAATACCATATACATTCCACTGATACATGATGAATACACCATATCACTGGCATTAATAGTCATACTTTTTTTCTTTGTATTAGCCGGTAGCAGTAACTCTGTGAATCTAACCGACGGCATGGATGGATTGGCAATAGGTTGTGTGATTTCATCGTTGGTATTTTTAGCAGTGGCTTCTATAGTAGCTGGAAATGAAACATTAGCCAGGAAGTATTGTGTACCACATTTGGATGGGGCAGGGGAGATTGCTGTGCTATGCTCGTCAATAATTGGTGCATCCCTCGTGTTTCTCTGGTATAATTCCTATCCTGCGGCGGTATTCATGGGAGATACTGGTTCGCTGGCGTTGGGCGGATTGATCGGCACAATTGCGATTCTGATAAATCAGTATATTGCCTTTGTACTGGTTGGAGGCGTATTTGTTATCGAGGCCCTGTCTGACATACTTCAGGTTGGCTATTTCAAGCTAAGCCGAGGAAAACGTATATTTAAGATGGCGCCATTACACCATCATTTTGAGCTTAGTGGAATACATGAATCGAAAATTGTTACCAGAGTCTGGATCATTTCTATTGTATTGGCTATTTTTGGAATTTGTTCTATTTTTATAAAAGTATGA